A window of the Phaseolus vulgaris cultivar G19833 chromosome 5, P. vulgaris v2.0, whole genome shotgun sequence genome harbors these coding sequences:
- the LOC137834563 gene encoding O-fucosyltransferase 9 has translation MYLEKQARRLHVIIFSAPSLLQTQDQNQTLSSFSHAHTRYLLSRSFFTDKHNTLSLFSEFYFLLFFFSKGNKKGPIFAIPFLSPFYHTHALCILLHSNSSNVFLQSNLLKLNLGSPWRISISQIQMHGYSRLGGAARSPPSSPRFRHGRSKNGNWDLSAESNSMEKLVFILMSAVFRRRGLLLFAPLLYISGMLLYMGSFSFDVVSIKNGVVLVHKRAPPGSVYRSPQVFEKLWPFMEAEAGNANNGTCNVLMKAWSSIELREWRPCANRSVPEAELPKSNGFLIIEANGGLNQQRLSICDAVAVAGLLNATLLIPIFHLNSVWRDSSYFGDIFDENFFIQSLGNHVHVVKELPVDVLERFDNNISNIVNLRVKGWSSSAHYLQKVLPRLLEMGAVRIAPFSNRLAQAVPSKIQRLRCFANFGALRFSEPIQALAESMVDRMIKHSSQSGGKYVSVHLRFEEDMVAFSCCEYDGGEEEKHEMDIARERSWRGKFKRKHRIIKPGVNRVDGRCPLTPLEVGLMLRGMGFDNTTSVYVAAGKIYKEQKYMAPLKQMFPRLQTKNTLATPEELAQFMGHSTRLAALDYTVCLHSEVFVTTQGGNFPHFLMGHRRYMYGGHAKTIKPDKRKLALLFDNPNIRWEEFKQQMKDMLRHSDQKGTELKKVGGSVYTFPMPDCMCKQAELKRENANTT, from the exons ATGTACCTGGAGAAGCAAGCACGCAGATTGCACGTGATCATCTTTAGTGCTCCTTCTTTGCTTCAGACACAAGACCAAAACCAgactctttcttctttctcacaCGCTCACACTCGCTACCTTCTTTCTCGCTCATTCTTTACCGACAAACACAACACCCTTTCCCTTTTCTCGGAATtttattttctccttttttttttttccaaaggAAACAAAAAAGGCCCAATTTTCGCCATTCCTTTCCTTTCCCCTTTCTACCACACGCACGCGCTCTGCATTCTCCTGCACTCAAATTCATCCAATGTCTTTCTCCAATCCAACCTTTTGAAGCTCAATCTGGGATCTCCTTGGCGGATCTCAATTTCTCAAATCCAAATGCACGGTTACAGCCGCCTGGGTGGAGCAGCGCGGTCGCCGCCGTCGTCGCCGCGGTTCCGCCACGGCCGGAGCAAGAACGGAAACTGGGATTTGTCTGCGGAGAGCAATTCCATGGAGAAATTGGTCTTTATTCTTATGTCGGCAGTTTTCAGAAGGCGAGGTTTGCTTCTGTTTGCGCCTTTGTTGTACATTTCCGGAATGTTGCTGTATATGGGTTCCTTCAGCTTCGATGTTGTCAGTATAAAGAATGGTGTCGTTCTTGTACACAAGCGTGCTCCTCCTGGTTCTGTTTATAGAAGTCCTCAGGTCTTCGAAAAGCTATGGCCTTTCATGGAGGCTGAGGCTGGCAATGCTAATAATGGAACATGCAATGTG TTGATGAAAGCATGGAGTAGTATAGAGCTTAGAGAGTGGAGGCCTTGTGCTAACAGAAGCGTTCCCGAAGCAG AATTGCCAAAGTCAAATGGGTTCCTTATAATTGAAGCAAATGGTGGATTGAATCAGCAACGCTTGTCG ATATGTGATGCTGTTGCTGTGGCCGGACTACTAAATGCAACTCTTCTTATTCctatatttcatttaaatagTGTATGGCGAGACTCAAG CTATTTTGGTGACATTTTTGATGAAAATTTCTTCATACAATCACTTGGAAATCATGTACATGTGGTGAAAGAACTCCCTGTTGATGTACTCGAACGATTTGACAATAACATAAGTAATATTGTCAATCTTAGAGTAAAAGGTTGGTCCAGTTCAGCTCACTATCTTCAGAAGGTCCTTCCTCGGCTTTTGGAAATGGG GGCTGTTCGCATTGCACCTTTCTCCAACAGATTAGCTCAAGCAGTACCCTCAAAAATCCAAAGACTTAGGTGCTTTGCCAACTTTGGAGCTCTTAGATTTTCCGAACCTATACAAGCACTTGCGGAAAGCATGGTTGATCGGATGATTAAACATAGCTCCCAAAGTGGAGGAAAGTATGTTTCAGTGCATCTTCGTTTTGAGGAG GATATGGTTGCATTTTCATGCTGTGAGTATGATGGAGGGGAGGAGGAGAAACATGAAATGGATATTGCTCGTGAAAGGAGTTGGCGAGGTAAATTCAAAAGAAAGCATAGGATAATAAAGCCTGGTGTTAATCGTGTGGATGGAAGATGCCCATTGACTCCATTAGAG GTGGGATTGATGCTTAGAGGCATGGGTTTTGATAACACAACCTCAGTATATGTTGCAGCAggaaaaatttataaagaacAAAAGTACATGGCACCTCTTAAACAGATGTTTCCACGATTACAAACCAAGAATACACTGGCAACACCAGAAGAGCTTGCTCAATTTATG GGGCATTCGACTAGGTTGGCCGCTCTTGATTATACTGTTTGCCTTCACAGTGAAGTATTTGTTACAACACAGGGTGGGAATTTTCCCCACTTCTTGATGGGTCACAGGCGCTATATGTATGGTGGGCATGCAAAGACAATAAAACCTGACAAGAGAAAATTGGCTCTATTGTTCGACAATCCTAATATAAG ATGGGAAGAATTCAAGCAGCAAATGAAAGACATGCTTCGTCATAGTGATCAAAAGGGAACCGAGTTGAAAAAGGTTGGTGGATCTGTATATACTTTTCCCATGCCAGATTGCATGTGTAAACAGGCAGAACTAAAAAGGGAAAACGCTAACACGACGTAA
- the LOC137834565 gene encoding uncharacterized protein: MQKLLNPSASSSSSSSSSLPFFSISVLSFPKVSNFLPMSAPPHPPPAVSSLSDKKKPFAALMPHLSSRYLSFSSNTCCGCRLSLNPTPTRTNTLLLLNHSPNRSLFSASHGSFISHSLHGVSVESDHAKEKRPFSLRLNRRQKGPTPSSSPAPSNPDLLAIPGVGPRNLRKLVQKGIAGVAQLKQLYKDKFFGKSSDKMVEYLQSSIGIIHKNHAESITTFIKKSVDEELEDNSSAQHQQKKRLTFCVEGNISVGKTTFLQRIANETIELRDLVEVVPEPINKWQDVGPDHFNILDAFYAEPQRYAYTFQNYVFVTRVMQERESSGGIKPLRLMERSVFSDRMVFVRAVHEANWMNEMEISIYDSWFDPVVSSLPGLIPDGFIYLRASPDTCHKRMMLRKREEEGGVSLDYLRDLHEKHESWLFPFQSGNHGVLSVNKLPHHIDNSLHPDIRDRVFYLEGGHMHSSIQKVPALVLDCEPNIDFSKDIEAKRQYARQVAEFFEFVKKKQEVPSKEGVEDARNSQAQRKLMLPHEGGLWLPDGKPFPQEALRPLDFRRAMSFMSG, translated from the exons ATGCAGAAACTGCTTAAcccttctgcttcttcttcttcttcttcttcatcttctctcCCCTTCTTCTCCATTTCTGTTCTCTCCTTTCCCAAAGTTTCTAACTTTCTACCAATGTCGGCACCGCCGCACCCTCCTCCTGCTGTTTCTTCCCTCTCCGACAAGAAGAAGCCTTTCGCAGCCCTTATGCCCCATCTCTCTTCTCGCTATCTCTCCTTTTCTTCCAATACTTGTTGTGGCTGTAGGCTAAGTCTAAACCCCACCCCCACCAGGACTAACACCCTTCTTCTCCTTAACCACTCCCCCAACCGCTCCCTCTTTTCGGCTTCTCACGGCTCCTTTATCTCCCACTCTCTTCACGGTGTTTCTGTGGAGAGCGACCACGCAAAGGAGAAGAGACCCTTTAGCCTCAGGCTAAATAGGAGGCAAAAGGGTCCTACCCCCTCTTCCTCTCCCGCTCCGTCAAATCCTGATTTGTTGGCCATCCCCGGTGTGGGTCCCAGAAATCTCAGAAAGCTCGTTCAGAAAGGTATCGCTGGTGTTGCCCAACTCAAGCAACTCTACAAGGATAAG TTCTTTGGCAAATCCAGTGATAAGATGGTTGAGTATCTGCAGAGTTCTATCGGGATAATCCACAAGAACCATGCTGAAAGTATAACTACTTTTATTAAAAAGAGTGTTGATGAGGAGTTGGAAGACAATTCCTCTGCGCAGCATCAGCAGAAGAAGCGCTTAACATTCTGTGTTGAGGGTAATATCAGCGTTGGCAAGACTACCTTCCTTCAGAGAATAGCGAATGAAACTATTGAATTGCGTGACCTTGTTGAGGTTGTTCCTGAACCCATTAACAAGTGGCAGGATGTTGGACCTGACCACTTTAATATTTTGGATGCTTTTTACGCGGAGCCACAAAGGTATGCCTACACCTTTCAGAACTATGTATTTGTTACAAGGGTGATGCAGGAAAGAGAGTCATCTGGTGGAATCAAGCCTCTTCGTCTGATGGAGAGGAGTGTTTTCAGTGACAGAATG GTTTTTGTGCGGGCTGTTCATGAAGCCAATTGGATGAATGAGATGGAGATCAGTATTTATGACTCGTGGTTTGATCCTGTCGTGTCTTCTTTGCCTGGACTTATTCCTGATGGTTTTATCTATCTTAGGGCAAGTCCTGATACTTGCCATAAGAGAATGATGTTACggaagagagaagaagaaggtgGAGTTTCCCTGGACTATCTCCGTGACCTCCATGAAAAGCATGAAAGCTGGTTATTTCCCTTTCAAAGTGGTAATCATGGAGTTTTATCAGTCAATAAGCTACCCCATCACATTGACAACTCTTTACACCCTGATATAAGAGACCGTGTTTTTTATCTGGAAGGTGGTCACATGCATTCAAGCATTCAGAAG GTTCCTGCACTGGTTCTGGACTGTGAACCCAATATTGATTTCAGCAAAGATATTGAGGCAAAGAGGCA ATATGCACGCCAAGTTGCagagttttttgaatttgtgaaGAAAAAGCAAGAGGTTCCATCCAAGGAAGGTGTTGAAGATGCGAGAAATAGCCAAGCCCAACGAAAGTTGATGCTACCTCATGAGGGTGGACTGTGGCTACCAGATGGAAAGCCTTTTCCCCAGGAAGCCCTCAGACCTTTGGACTTCAGACGAGCAATGTCATTCATGTCTGGCTAG